The following coding sequences are from one Kogia breviceps isolate mKogBre1 chromosome X, mKogBre1 haplotype 1, whole genome shotgun sequence window:
- the TLR8 gene encoding toll-like receptor 8: protein MTLHFLLLARLFLLISDSCEFFAEANYSRSYPCDETKQNGSVTAECNNRRLHEVPQTVDKSVTELDLSGNFIIRITNESFQGLQNLTKINLNHNVKLRPQNENPAVENGMTITDGAFLNLKNLRELLLEDNQLQEIPAGLPKSLKKLSLIQNRITVLTKKNTSGLRKLESLYLGWNCYFACNETFALEDGTFENLTKLKVLSLSFNPLFHVPRKLPSSLTELYLSNTKIRNISQEDFKGLRNLKVLDLSGNCPRCFNAPFPCVPCKGGASIQIHPLAFQTLTQLRYLNLSSTSLRKIPATWFDSMRHLKVLHLEFNYLVDEIASGEFLAKLPSLEILDLSYNYELKKYPQYINMSQRFSKLTSLQILHLRGYVFQELRNEDFQPLRNLSNLMAINLGVNFIKQIDFTVFQSFSNLKIIYLSENRISPLVSDAEQQDASGPSFQRRVLKPRSADTEFDPHSNFYHDTNPLIKPQCSNYGRALDLSLNSIFFIGIKQFEGFRNISCLNLSSNSNGQALNGTEFSLLRGIKYLDLTNNKLDFDDDAAFSELPSLEVLDLSHNAHYFRIAGVTHRLGFIQNLTQLKVLNLSYNSIFTLTEPNLKSMSLEELVFSGNRLDLLWNAQDVRYWQIFKYLSNLTRLHLASNNLQSIPDEAFLNLPRSLTELYINDNRLNFFNWSLLEQFPRLCLLDLSGNELFFVTDSQSKVTSSLETLLLGRNRISHLPSGFLSEASSLTHLDLSANQLKMINKSTFETKTATKLAILELGRNPFDCTCDIGEFREWMDGNLNVTIPRLTDVICSSPGDQQGKSIVSLELTTCVSDTIAAIFCFLTFFVTISVMLAALAHHWFYWDAWFLYHVCLAKVKGYRSLSTSQTFYDAYVSYDTKDASVTDWVINELRFHLEESEDKNVLLCLEERDWDPGLAIIDNLIQSINQSKKTIFVLTKEYAKNWNFKTAFYLALQRLMDENMDVIVFILLEPVLQHSQYLRLRQRICKSSILQWPDNPQAEGLFWQSLKNVVLTANDSRYNNLYVDSIKQY, encoded by the coding sequence ATGACTCTTCACTTTTTGCTTCTGGCCCGCCTTTTCCTGCTAATCTCTGATTCCTGTGAGTTCTTCGCTGAAGCAAATTATTCTAGAAGCTATCCTTGCGATGAGACAAAACAAAATGGCTCTGTTACTGCAGAATGTAACAATCGTCGATTACACGAGGTACCCCAAACAGTGGACAAAAGCGTGACAGAACTAGACCTGTCTGGTAATTTCATCATACGCATAACAAATGAATCATTTCAAGGGCTGCAAAATCTGACTAAGATCAATCTAAACCATAACGTCAAGCTACGGCCCCAGAATGAAAATCCTGCTGTAGAGAACGGTATGACTATTACAGACGGGGCATTTCTCAACCTAAAGAACCTGAGGGAGTTACTGCTTGAAGACAACCAGTTACAAGAAATACCGGCTGGTTTgccaaaatctttgaaaaaacTTAGCCTAATTCAAAATAGAATAACTGTGTTAACGAAGAAGAACACTTCTGGACTTAGGAAGCTGGAAAGTCTCTATTTGGGCTGGAACTGTTACTTTGCTTGTAATGAAACCTTTGCCCTAGAAGATGGAACATTTGAAAACCTTACCAAGTTGAAGGTGCTGTCATTATCTTTTAATCCCCTTTTCCACGTGCCACGCAAACTGCCAAGCTCCCTAACAGAGCTCTATCTTAGCAACACCAAGATCAGAAACATCAGTCAAGAAGACTTCAAGGGactgagaaatttaaaagtactCGATTTAAGTGGGAACTGCCCGAGATGTTTCAACGCGCCATTTCCCTGCGTACCTTGCAAAGGAGGTGCTTCCATTCAGATACATCCCCTTGCTTTTCAAACCCTGACCCAACTTCGCTACCTCAACCTCTCTAGCACTTCGCTCCGGAAGATTCCTGCAACCTGGTTTGACAGCATGCGTCATCTGAAGGTGCTGCATCTCGAATTCAACTATTTAGTGGACGAAATAGCCTCTGGGGAATTTTTGGCAAAACTGCCCTCCTTAGAAATACTTGACTTGTCTTACAACTACGAGCTAAAAAAATATCCACAGTACATTAATATGTCTCAAAGATTTTCTAAGCTTACATCTCTCCAGATATTGCATTTAAGAGGTTATGTGTTCCAGGAACTTAGAAACGAAGATTTCCAGCCCCTGAGGAACCTCTCCAATTTAATGGCTATCAACTTGGGCGTTAATTTTATTAAGCAAATTGATTTTACCGTTTTCCAATCGTTCTCCAACCTGAAAATCATTTACTTGTCCGAAAACAGAATATCACCCTTGGTCAGTGATGCTGAGCAACAGGATGCAAGTGGCCCCTCTTTCCAAAGGCGCGTCCTTAAGCCGCGCTCAGCAGATACTGAGTTTGACCCACATTCGAATTTTTATCACGACACCAATCCTTTGATAAAGCCACAATGTTCCAATTACGGCAGAGCCTTAGATTTAAGCTTGAACAGTATTTTCTTTATTGGGATAAAGCAATTTGAAGGTTTTAGGAACATTTCCTGTTTAAATCTGTCTTCAAATAGCAACGGTCAAGCGCTAAACGGAACTGAGTTTTCGCTTTTGCGTGGTATCAAGTATTTGGATTTGACAAACAACAAACTAGACTTTGACGATGACGCCGCTTTCAGTGAATTGCCATCGTTAGAAGTTCTAGATCTCAGCCACAATGCTCACTACTTCCGCATAGCAGGGGTCACACACCGTCTAGGATTTATTCAAAATTTAACCCAGCTGAAAGTTTTAAACTTGAGCTACAATAGTATTTTTACGTTAACAGAACCAAACCTGAAGAGCATGTCCCTGGAAGAATTAGTTTTCAGTGGAAACCGCCTTGACCTTCTGTGGAATGCTCAAGATGTCAGGTACtggcaaatttttaaatatctcagCAATCTGACACGGCTTCATTTAGCCTCTAATAACCTTCAGAGTATCCCCGATGAAGCCTTCCTGAACTTGCCCCGGAGTCTCACCGAACTGTATATAAATGATAATAGGTTAAATTTCTTTAACTGGTCATTACTAGAGCAGTTTCCTCGTCTCTGCTTGCTTGACCTAAGTGGAAACGAGCTGTTCTTTGTAACTGATAGCCAATCGAAAGTCACATCTTCTCTTGAGACGCTGCTACTGGGTCGAAACAGGATTTCCCACCTGCCGTCTGGCTTTCTTTCCGAAGCCAGCAGTCTGACGCACCTCGATTTAAGTGCCAACCAGCTCAAGATGATCAACAAATCCACGTTTGAAACTAAGACCGCCACCAAGTTAGCCATTTTGGAACTAGGTAGAAACCCTTTTGACTGTACCTGTGACATTGGAGAATTTCgagaatggatggatggaaatcTGAACGTCACAATTCCCAGGTTGACAGATGTCATTTGCAGCAGTCCTGGGGATCAACAAGGCAAGAGTATTGTGAGCCTAGAGCTCACAACTTGTGTTTCAGATACCATTGCGGCAATATTCTGCTTCTTAACTTTTTTTGTCACCATCTCAGTTATGCTGGCTGCCCTGGCTCATCATTGGTTTTACTGGGATGCTTGGTTTCTCTATCACGTGTGCTTAGCTAAGGTAAAAGGCTACAGGTCTCTTTCCACATCCCAGACGTTCTACGACGCTTACGTTTCTTACGACACCAAAGATGCCTCTGTCACGGACTGGGTGATCAATGAGCTGCGCTTCCACCTGGAAGAGAGTGAGGACAAAAATGTGCTCCTCTGTTTAGAGGAAAGGGATTGGGACCCGGGACTCGCCATCATCGACAACCTCATACAGAGCATCAACCAAAGCAAGAAAACGATATTTGTTCTAACCAAAGAGTATGCCAAAAACTGGAACTTTAAAACAGCCTTCTACTTGGCCCTGCAGAGGCTAATGGATGAGAATATGGATGTGATTGTCTTTATTCTGCTGGAGCCGGTGTTGCAGCACTCGCAGTATTTGAGGCTGCGGCAGAGGATCTGCAAGAGCTCCATCCTCCAGTGGCCTGACAACCCCCAGGCGGAAGGCCTGTTTTGGCAGAGCCTGAAAAACGTCGTCTTAACTGCCAATGATTCACGGTACAACAACTTGTATGTCGATTCCATTAAGCAGTACTAG